In Saccharomonospora marina XMU15, one genomic interval encodes:
- a CDS encoding (2Fe-2S)-binding protein: MSTRVRATVLADEEWLAADLERARRLYGRVGARVLGTIRWYSASSVLVAPALEPFVHTGIARDPSLSAVTLDMHPDGRYLDSESDRNLEGGIERLAEALGAALDAAISAAARVSGATARSLWAVATDSVANRMLWAGSATAAPQRAMRLAEALAEAVGGPMPRPRFEFVGERPVVRRCSCCLIYEAELPGVEKCASCPRQPPQQRAQRLRTLLG; the protein is encoded by the coding sequence ATGAGTACCCGGGTGCGCGCAACCGTGCTCGCGGACGAGGAGTGGCTGGCCGCCGACCTGGAACGCGCGCGGCGGCTGTACGGGCGCGTTGGCGCGCGGGTGCTCGGCACCATCCGGTGGTACTCGGCCTCGTCGGTGCTCGTGGCGCCCGCGCTGGAGCCCTTCGTCCACACCGGGATCGCAAGGGACCCGTCGCTTTCGGCCGTCACGCTCGACATGCATCCCGACGGTCGCTACCTCGACTCGGAATCCGACCGAAACCTCGAAGGCGGGATCGAACGGCTTGCCGAAGCACTCGGCGCCGCGCTCGACGCTGCGATCAGCGCGGCAGCACGGGTCAGCGGCGCCACCGCGCGGTCGCTGTGGGCGGTGGCGACCGACTCGGTGGCCAACCGGATGCTGTGGGCGGGTTCGGCCACAGCCGCGCCGCAGCGGGCGATGCGGCTGGCGGAAGCGCTCGCCGAGGCCGTCGGCGGCCCGATGCCTCGGCCGCGGTTCGAGTTCGTCGGCGAGCGACCCGTGGTGCGGCGGTGCTCGTGCTGCCTGATCTACGAGGCGGAACTGCCCGGGGTCGAGAAGTGCGCGAGCTGTCCCCGGCAACCACCGCAGCAGCGTGCCCAGCGGCTGCGCACGCTGCTGGGCTGA
- a CDS encoding O-acetylhomoserine aminocarboxypropyltransferase/cysteine synthase family protein produces MSERDWGFRTRALHAGGTPDPETGARAVPIYQTTSFVFDDAADAANLFALQKYGNIYSRIGNPTVAAFEERMASLEGGIGGVATGSGQAAEFLTFAALAEAGEHIVSASGLYGGTVTQLDGTLRRFGIDTTFVPETDRDSADGFAAAITGKTRLLFTEVIGNPSGNIADIAALADVAHAHDIPLVVDATLATPYLCRPIEHGADIVLHSATKFLGGHGTTLGGVVVESGRFDWGNGKFPRMTEPVASYGGLRYWENFGEFAFCTRLRAEQLRDIGAVLSPHSAFLLLQGVETLPQRMDAHVANAKAVADYLAADPRVTWVGYAGLADHRHADRARRYLPLGPGAVFSFGIKGGRAAGERFVESVELLSHLANVGDARTLVIHPASTTHQQLSEEQLLQAGVGPDLIRLSVGLEDLDDILWDIDQALAKAVAA; encoded by the coding sequence ATGAGCGAACGTGATTGGGGTTTTCGCACCCGCGCGCTGCATGCGGGAGGCACACCTGACCCCGAGACCGGCGCGAGAGCGGTGCCGATCTACCAGACGACCAGTTTCGTGTTCGACGACGCCGCCGACGCCGCGAACCTGTTCGCGCTGCAGAAGTACGGCAACATCTACAGCCGCATCGGCAACCCCACCGTGGCCGCGTTCGAGGAGCGGATGGCGAGCCTGGAAGGCGGGATCGGCGGTGTGGCCACCGGTAGCGGGCAGGCAGCGGAGTTCCTGACCTTCGCCGCGCTGGCCGAGGCGGGCGAGCACATCGTGTCGGCGAGCGGTCTCTACGGCGGCACGGTGACACAACTCGACGGCACGTTGCGCCGCTTCGGCATCGACACCACGTTCGTCCCCGAAACGGATCGCGACAGCGCCGACGGCTTCGCCGCCGCGATCACCGGTAAGACACGCCTGCTGTTCACCGAGGTGATCGGCAACCCGAGCGGCAACATCGCCGACATCGCCGCGCTCGCCGACGTGGCGCACGCACACGACATCCCGCTGGTGGTCGACGCCACGCTTGCCACCCCATACCTGTGCAGGCCCATCGAGCACGGCGCGGACATCGTGCTGCACTCGGCCACCAAGTTCCTCGGCGGGCACGGCACGACACTCGGCGGGGTCGTCGTCGAGTCGGGACGGTTCGACTGGGGCAACGGCAAGTTCCCGCGCATGACCGAGCCGGTCGCCAGCTACGGCGGGCTTCGGTACTGGGAGAACTTCGGCGAGTTCGCCTTCTGCACCAGGCTGCGCGCCGAGCAGTTGCGCGACATCGGCGCCGTGCTCTCACCGCACTCGGCGTTCCTGCTGCTGCAGGGCGTCGAGACGCTGCCACAGCGGATGGACGCCCACGTCGCCAACGCCAAGGCGGTGGCCGACTACCTCGCGGCCGACCCGAGGGTGACGTGGGTCGGCTATGCCGGGTTGGCCGACCACCGGCATGCCGACCGGGCACGGCGATACCTGCCGCTCGGCCCCGGCGCGGTGTTCTCTTTCGGCATCAAGGGCGGCCGTGCCGCGGGCGAGCGGTTCGTGGAGTCGGTGGAACTGCTCTCCCACCTCGCCAACGTCGGTGACGCGAGGACGTTGGTCATCCATCCCGCCTCGACCACACACCAGCAACTGTCCGAGGAGCAGCTACTGCAGGCCGGTGTCGGTCCCGATCTGATCCGGCTCTCGGTGGGACTGGAAGACCTCGACGACATCCTCTGGGACATCGACCAGGCGCTGGCCAAGGCGGTGGCGGCATGA
- a CDS encoding ammonium transporter: MEGNTAWLLTSAALVLLMTPGLAFFYGGMVRSKSVLNMLMMCFGAIGVIGVLWMVFGYSMAYGSDIGGLLGNPLDFVGLSGLMTPEGDPTAGTVDVAFQAMFAIITVALIAGAVADRMKFGAWLLFGGLWATLVYFPVAHWVWGDGGWIGELGALDFAGGTAVHINAGAAALGLVLVLGKRVGWPKEAMKPHNLPYVMLGAGLLWFGWFGFNAGSAYAADGVAGIAFVNTVTATCAAMLGWLLLERLRDGKATSLGAASGVVAGLVAITPACAYVDTWGALAIGVIAGVLCALAVGLKYRLGYDDSLDVVGVHLVGGLVGTVMLGFVATASVVGEDGVNGLFYGGGADQLGIQVISALAVMVYSAVVAVILGFVVKAVTGGRVSAEDEVSGIDEAEHAETAYDFAGGRGGRPASVDTSVVSGNAKKLEESKS, from the coding sequence GTGGAGGGAAATACGGCCTGGTTGCTCACCAGCGCCGCTCTGGTACTGCTGATGACGCCGGGATTGGCCTTCTTCTACGGCGGCATGGTGCGCTCCAAGAGCGTGCTGAACATGCTGATGATGTGCTTCGGCGCCATCGGCGTCATCGGTGTGTTGTGGATGGTGTTCGGCTACTCGATGGCCTACGGCAGCGACATCGGCGGGTTGCTGGGCAACCCGCTGGACTTCGTCGGGCTTTCCGGGCTCATGACGCCGGAGGGCGATCCGACCGCGGGCACCGTGGACGTCGCCTTCCAGGCGATGTTCGCCATCATCACCGTCGCACTGATCGCGGGTGCGGTCGCCGACCGGATGAAGTTCGGCGCGTGGCTGCTGTTCGGCGGGCTGTGGGCCACCCTGGTCTACTTCCCGGTCGCACACTGGGTGTGGGGCGACGGCGGCTGGATCGGCGAGTTGGGCGCGCTGGACTTCGCGGGCGGCACCGCAGTGCACATCAACGCGGGTGCCGCGGCGCTCGGTCTCGTGCTGGTACTCGGAAAGCGGGTCGGCTGGCCGAAGGAAGCCATGAAGCCGCACAACCTGCCCTACGTCATGCTCGGCGCCGGCCTGCTGTGGTTCGGCTGGTTCGGGTTCAACGCGGGCTCGGCCTACGCCGCCGACGGCGTCGCCGGTATCGCGTTCGTCAACACCGTCACGGCCACCTGCGCCGCGATGCTCGGCTGGCTGCTGCTGGAGCGGCTGCGGGACGGCAAGGCCACCAGCCTTGGTGCGGCCTCCGGTGTGGTCGCGGGCCTGGTCGCCATCACCCCGGCGTGTGCCTACGTCGACACCTGGGGCGCCCTCGCGATCGGTGTCATCGCCGGTGTGTTGTGCGCGCTGGCCGTCGGCCTGAAGTACCGCCTCGGCTACGACGACTCGCTCGACGTCGTCGGTGTGCACCTCGTCGGTGGCCTTGTCGGCACGGTGATGCTCGGCTTCGTCGCGACGGCGAGCGTCGTGGGCGAGGACGGCGTCAACGGCCTGTTCTACGGCGGCGGTGCCGACCAACTCGGCATTCAGGTGATCAGCGCCCTCGCGGTGATGGTGTACTCGGCCGTCGTGGCGGTCATCCTCGGCTTCGTCGTCAAGGCGGTGACCGGTGGTCGCGTCAGCGCGGAGGACGAGGTGTCCGGTATCGACGAGGCCGAACACGCCGAGACCGCCTACGACTTCGCAGGCGGCAGGGGCGGCAGGCCCGCGTCGGTCGACACCAGCGTGGTGAGTGGCAACGCCAAGAAGCTCGAGGAGAGCAAGTCATGA
- a CDS encoding CoA-binding protein: protein MSIESNPNGWTAPTARQRQLLLARTESVTVVGASANPARPSYFVATYLLSSTRYRVNFVNPRLDELLGQPVYPSLADVPGGADLVSVFRKPEDLPGVAEEVIAAGARTLWLQLGLWHEPVAARATRAGLDVVMDRCVKIEHARFAGGLHLAGFNTGVVSSRRRQPM from the coding sequence ATGAGCATCGAGTCGAACCCGAACGGATGGACCGCACCGACGGCTCGGCAACGCCAGCTCCTGCTGGCGCGCACCGAGTCGGTCACCGTCGTGGGAGCATCGGCCAACCCCGCGCGTCCCAGCTACTTCGTGGCCACCTACCTGCTGTCGTCCACCCGGTACCGCGTCAACTTCGTCAACCCCAGACTCGACGAACTGCTCGGACAGCCCGTTTACCCTTCGCTGGCCGACGTGCCGGGCGGAGCGGACCTGGTGAGCGTGTTCCGCAAGCCCGAGGATCTGCCGGGAGTCGCGGAGGAGGTCATCGCCGCGGGAGCGCGCACGCTGTGGCTGCAACTGGGGTTGTGGCACGAGCCGGTGGCGGCAAGGGCCACGCGGGCGGGACTGGACGTGGTGATGGATCGCTGCGTCAAGATCGAGCACGCGCGGTTCGCCGGTGGGCTGCACCTGGCCGGGTTCAACACCGGGGTGGTCAGCTCCCGCCGCCGTCAGCCGATGTGA
- a CDS encoding putative RNA methyltransferase → MTSPKTSAKSLPSAVVAALRCSVCGEQLRPGDHWLRCDRGHSFDIARQGYVNLLHAKVPAKTADTAEMVAARVRFLETGCYAPLADLLADRAQQAGGEFVVDAGAGTGYYLARVLRRLRNATGLALDVSAAALRRAARAHPSIGAAVWNLWQPWPVSSGVADVLLNVFAPRNPGEFHRVLRPGGTLLVVVPGQRHLDRLADTLGLLDMADDKQRRLTDALAQGFAACGEDRLDATVTLTPEQARAAVLMGPNAHHLHRGDLAARLDAIREPIEVTTSFRVSSYRRLG, encoded by the coding sequence ATGACCTCGCCGAAGACCTCCGCGAAGTCGCTACCGTCCGCGGTCGTGGCGGCGCTTCGCTGCTCCGTCTGTGGCGAGCAACTGCGGCCCGGCGATCACTGGCTGCGATGCGACCGGGGACACTCGTTCGACATCGCGCGGCAGGGCTACGTCAACCTGCTGCACGCCAAGGTCCCCGCCAAGACGGCGGACACCGCCGAGATGGTCGCGGCGCGGGTGCGGTTTTTGGAAACCGGCTGCTACGCGCCGCTGGCCGACCTGCTCGCCGACCGCGCGCAGCAGGCGGGCGGCGAGTTCGTCGTCGACGCGGGCGCGGGCACCGGCTACTACCTGGCACGGGTGCTGCGGCGGCTGCGTAACGCGACCGGCCTCGCGCTCGACGTCTCGGCGGCGGCACTGCGCAGGGCGGCGAGGGCGCATCCGAGTATCGGAGCGGCGGTGTGGAACCTGTGGCAGCCGTGGCCGGTGTCTTCCGGGGTGGCCGACGTGCTGCTCAACGTGTTCGCTCCGCGCAATCCCGGTGAGTTCCACCGGGTCCTGCGGCCGGGCGGCACGCTGCTGGTGGTCGTGCCGGGACAGCGCCACCTCGACCGACTCGCCGACACCCTGGGACTGCTCGACATGGCCGATGACAAGCAGCGGCGCCTCACCGATGCGCTCGCACAGGGCTTCGCCGCTTGCGGAGAGGACCGGCTGGACGCCACGGTGACGCTCACCCCCGAGCAGGCCCGCGCGGCCGTGCTGATGGGACCGAACGCGCACCATCTGCACCGGGGTGATCTCGCCGCGCGCCTCGACGCGATTCGCGAGCCGATCGAGGTGACCACGTCGTTTCGGGTCTCGAGTTACCGCAGGCTCGGATGA